The following are from one region of the Methanoculleus caldifontis genome:
- a CDS encoding aspartate aminotransferase family protein, whose translation MEEDSRELDARYYMPAFNRTMKIVRGAGSRVWDDEGREYIDCVAGIAVCSTGHCHPTVVEAICDQAKRLIHCSNLYYVPNQAELAERLVGITGLAKAFLSNSGAEANEGAIKLARIRTGRKKFVAFTHGFHGRTCGSLAVTHKPAIREPFEPLEPACTFVDYGDLDALAAAVDKNTAGVFVEPIQGEAGVLIPPDSFLRGIREICDDAGALMIVDEVQTGMGRTGKWLAVQHTGVTPDIVTLAKGLASGFPIGALVAREGLEFGRSEHGSTFAGGPLACAAALATIDVIEGALPGIPAKGERFMKGLAAHNPRGRGLMIGISVGDRCPEVQRTCAENGVLVNCAADGNLRLIPPLVIADEEIDAAVGVIDAALR comes from the coding sequence ATGGAAGAAGATTCACGGGAGCTTGATGCTCGCTACTACATGCCCGCGTTTAACCGGACGATGAAGATCGTCCGCGGCGCGGGGTCGCGCGTCTGGGACGACGAAGGACGGGAGTATATCGACTGCGTGGCAGGGATCGCGGTCTGCAGCACCGGCCACTGCCACCCGACGGTGGTCGAGGCGATCTGCGACCAGGCAAAGCGGCTGATCCACTGCTCGAACCTCTACTATGTCCCGAACCAGGCGGAACTCGCCGAGAGGCTTGTGGGGATAACCGGCCTTGCGAAGGCGTTCCTCTCGAACTCCGGCGCGGAGGCGAACGAGGGCGCGATCAAACTCGCCCGCATCCGGACCGGGAGGAAGAAGTTCGTCGCGTTCACCCACGGGTTCCACGGGAGGACCTGCGGGTCGCTCGCGGTCACTCACAAGCCCGCGATACGGGAGCCGTTCGAGCCGCTCGAGCCCGCCTGCACCTTCGTCGATTACGGCGACCTCGACGCGCTCGCCGCTGCCGTCGATAAGAATACCGCCGGGGTCTTCGTCGAGCCGATCCAGGGCGAAGCGGGCGTCCTGATCCCGCCCGACAGTTTCCTCCGGGGCATCCGGGAGATCTGCGACGACGCGGGTGCGCTGATGATCGTCGACGAGGTCCAGACCGGGATGGGCCGGACGGGCAAGTGGCTCGCCGTCCAGCACACCGGCGTCACCCCCGACATCGTCACGCTCGCGAAGGGGCTTGCGAGCGGCTTTCCGATCGGCGCGCTCGTCGCCCGCGAGGGGCTCGAGTTCGGGCGGAGCGAGCACGGGAGCACGTTTGCCGGCGGGCCGCTCGCCTGCGCGGCGGCGCTCGCGACGATCGACGTCATCGAGGGGGCCCTCCCCGGCATCCCGGCAAAGGGCGAGCGGTTCATGAAGGGGCTCGCTGCCCACAACCCCCGCGGCCGCGGCCTGATGATCGGGATCTCGGTCGGCGACCGGTGCCCGGAGGTCCAGCGCACCTGCGCGGAGAACGGGGTGCTCGTCAACTGCGCCGCCGACGGCAACCTCCGGCTGATCCCGCCGCTGGTGATCGCGGACGAAGAGATCGACGCGGCTGTCGGTGTCATCGATGCGGCGCTTCGTTAG
- the hisC gene encoding histidinol-phosphate transaminase, giving the protein MRRFVRACYAGAAGYSYAKKAEDVAREHGIDRVARLASNENPRPPSPAALEAAEAALREGNRYPDERNLALVEALRRYHGDYRFVTGAGMDGVIETVIRTVVDPGETVVVSTPTFSFYGLAAAAHGGRVVNVPRREDFSVDTEAFIEASQGARLAFLCSPNNPTGNSVTPEAVEEILEGMEGLLFLDNAYVDFADIDYRPLMQRHENLVIGRTMSKIFSLAGFRVGYAFVPEWFEPFYNRAATPFALNSVSAAAAIGALSDPDRVRETRDHVRAWRRRFMEEVPYAVFPSDANFVMIDVAPHTGGEVTERLAAKGVLVRSCTSFPGLGDHYIRVSVGEDWENERFLEAIKSI; this is encoded by the coding sequence ATGCGGCGCTTCGTTAGGGCGTGCTACGCAGGCGCGGCGGGCTACTCCTACGCGAAGAAGGCGGAGGACGTCGCGCGCGAGCACGGCATCGACCGGGTTGCCCGGCTCGCGAGCAACGAGAATCCCCGCCCGCCGTCGCCGGCCGCGCTCGAGGCGGCAGAGGCAGCTCTCCGGGAGGGAAACCGTTACCCGGACGAGCGGAACCTCGCGCTCGTCGAGGCGCTCCGGCGCTACCACGGCGACTACCGGTTCGTCACCGGCGCCGGGATGGACGGGGTGATCGAGACGGTGATCCGGACGGTCGTCGACCCCGGCGAGACGGTGGTCGTCTCGACCCCGACCTTCTCCTTCTACGGGCTCGCGGCCGCTGCGCACGGCGGGCGGGTCGTGAACGTCCCCCGGAGGGAGGACTTCTCGGTCGATACGGAGGCGTTCATCGAGGCCTCGCAGGGGGCGAGACTTGCCTTCCTCTGCTCCCCGAACAACCCCACGGGAAACTCGGTCACGCCGGAGGCGGTCGAGGAGATCCTCGAGGGAATGGAGGGGCTGCTCTTCCTCGACAACGCCTACGTCGATTTTGCCGATATCGATTACCGGCCCTTGATGCAGCGGCACGAGAACCTGGTCATCGGGAGGACGATGTCGAAGATCTTCTCCCTTGCGGGGTTCCGGGTCGGCTACGCTTTCGTCCCGGAGTGGTTCGAGCCGTTCTACAACCGGGCGGCAACCCCGTTCGCCCTGAACTCAGTCTCGGCGGCGGCGGCGATAGGCGCGCTCTCCGACCCCGACCGGGTCCGCGAGACCCGCGACCATGTCAGGGCGTGGCGGCGGCGGTTCATGGAAGAGGTGCCGTATGCGGTATTTCCCTCGGACGCGAACTTCGTCATGATCGACGTCGCCCCCCACACGGGCGGCGAGGTGACGGAACGCCTCGCGGCGAAGGGCGTCCTCGTCCGGTCCTGCACGAGTTTCCCCGGCCTTGGGGACCACTACATCAGGGTCAGCGTCGGCGAAGACTGGGAGAACGAGCGATTCCTCGAGGCGATCAAGAGCATATGA
- a CDS encoding adenylate kinase family protein, with translation MMIGITGTPGTGKTAVAAELERRGHRVVRLTDTVRPYIIEEDSCRETLVVDVDRWVEEFEPVDGIVEGHLAHLLPCDRVIVLRCRPDVLAARLGPRNYPSEKIAENVEAEALDVILIETLEEHPDEHVLEVDTTDLAVAECADRVERFVRGELPPSCGAIDWSDYLGAGP, from the coding sequence ATGATGATCGGCATCACCGGCACGCCGGGAACGGGAAAGACGGCCGTCGCGGCAGAGCTTGAGCGGCGCGGCCACCGGGTCGTCCGCCTGACCGATACGGTGCGGCCCTACATCATCGAGGAGGACAGTTGCCGCGAGACGCTGGTTGTGGACGTCGACCGGTGGGTCGAGGAGTTCGAGCCCGTCGACGGGATCGTCGAGGGGCACCTCGCGCACCTCCTCCCCTGCGACCGGGTGATCGTCCTCCGGTGCCGCCCGGACGTCCTCGCCGCACGCCTCGGCCCGCGAAATTATCCGTCCGAGAAGATCGCGGAGAACGTCGAGGCGGAGGCGCTCGACGTCATCCTGATCGAGACGCTCGAGGAGCACCCCGACGAGCACGTCCTCGAGGTGGACACGACTGATCTCGCCGTCGCGGAATGTGCGGACCGGGTCGAGCGGTTCGTCCGGGGAGAACTGCCGCCGTCCTGTGGGGCTATCGACTGGAGCGACTACCTGGGGGCCGGCCCATGA
- a CDS encoding CDP-alcohol phosphatidyltransferase family protein, which produces MTLDQFRPHVQGIMQPVVSLARRAGVTPNSLTIASFFVSVLAALAYYAGGVVIGTVMVAMNAVFDALDGALARDMGLASLRGDFLDHVIDRYADIFIITGIFAGGAASWPIGVFALTGVLMSSYLGTQAQAVGVGRFYGGILGRADRLVLIIIAGVLTVLIPGTIYGLNYLGWLLVIFGVLGHYTALQRFAHVWRQIEKR; this is translated from the coding sequence ATGACGCTCGACCAGTTCCGGCCGCACGTGCAGGGGATCATGCAGCCCGTCGTGAGCCTCGCACGAAGGGCCGGCGTCACTCCAAACAGCCTCACCATCGCCTCGTTCTTCGTATCGGTGCTTGCGGCCCTCGCGTACTACGCCGGCGGGGTCGTCATCGGCACCGTCATGGTCGCCATGAACGCGGTCTTCGACGCGCTCGACGGAGCGCTCGCCCGGGACATGGGGCTCGCGAGCCTCCGCGGGGATTTCCTCGACCACGTCATCGACCGGTATGCCGATATCTTCATCATCACCGGCATCTTCGCCGGCGGGGCCGCCTCATGGCCGATCGGCGTCTTCGCCCTGACCGGGGTCCTGATGTCCTCCTACCTCGGCACCCAGGCGCAGGCCGTCGGGGTCGGGAGGTTCTACGGGGGCATCCTCGGCCGGGCTGACCGCCTGGTGCTGATCATCATCGCCGGCGTCCTCACGGTCCTGATCCCGGGGACGATCTACGGCTTGAACTACCTGGGCTGGCTGCTCGTCATCTTCGGCGTCCTCGGCCATTACACCGCCCTCCAGCGGTTCGCCCATGTCTGGCGGCAGATCGAGAAGCGCTGA
- a CDS encoding TspO/MBR family protein → MTPAYVRVIQFVAAVGVCLVAAAVGSLFTTPAIPTWYATLVKPALNPPSWVFGPVWTVLYILMGIALYLVWTRGWDRKDVKVAMAIFGVQLILNVLWSYLFFGLQSPFLALIEIVLLWVAILMTILAFYRVSVPAALLLIPYILWVSFAAYLTYGIYMLNP, encoded by the coding sequence GTGACTCCTGCATACGTCCGGGTTATCCAGTTCGTTGCGGCGGTAGGCGTCTGCCTGGTTGCAGCAGCAGTCGGCTCGCTCTTCACGACGCCGGCCATCCCGACCTGGTATGCAACTCTCGTAAAACCCGCCCTGAACCCGCCGTCATGGGTCTTCGGCCCCGTCTGGACGGTGCTCTACATCCTGATGGGTATCGCGCTCTACCTCGTCTGGACCAGGGGGTGGGACCGTAAGGACGTCAAGGTCGCGATGGCGATCTTCGGCGTCCAGCTGATCCTGAACGTCCTCTGGTCGTACCTCTTCTTCGGCCTCCAGTCCCCGTTCCTCGCCCTCATCGAGATCGTCCTCCTCTGGGTTGCGATCCTCATGACGATCCTCGCATTCTACCGTGTCTCCGTGCCCGCGGCACTTCTCCTCATCCCCTATATCCTCTGGGTGAGTTTCGCGGCCTATCTCACCTACGGGATCTATATGCTCAACCCATAG
- the cysS gene encoding cysteine--tRNA ligase: MSGGSTPSAGVRRKEIVALHLYSTLSRTVEPLVTRNPGRVTLFVCGPTVYDYPHLGHARTYIAFDVLAKYLRWTGSEVFYLQNITDVDDRIIDRARERGVSQSVLARTFETAYLRDMHSLDVDAVSHYARATTHIPEIVHQVERLIGRGAAYVAETGVYFDVSTFERNGELSGQHGTDRVSRITDEGKHAPLDFALWKFGEFGEYTWDSPWGRGRPGWHIEDTAIAEKYLGQQYDIHGGGLDLIFPHHEAEIAQMESLEGKHPMVGYWLHTGFLTVEGKKMSKSSGNFITVRDALKTWDRDVLRYYILLSHYRSPLQATEEGLANAARALEHIRAVATKDAGEDREGRKAFVDAMESDLNTPMALAAIRALADRGDIGALVEFGEILGINFLRDASVPVRILQEIRAELRARREFEISDLIRERMVDAGITVTDPSL, encoded by the coding sequence ATGTCTGGGGGTTCGACTCCCTCCGCCGGCGTCAGACGAAAGGAGATCGTCGCCTTGCACCTCTATAGCACGCTGTCGAGAACCGTAGAACCCCTCGTGACCCGCAACCCAGGTAGGGTTACCCTGTTTGTCTGCGGTCCGACGGTGTACGACTACCCGCACCTGGGCCACGCCAGGACTTACATCGCCTTCGACGTGCTGGCAAAGTACCTCAGGTGGACGGGGAGCGAGGTATTCTATCTCCAGAACATCACCGATGTCGACGACAGGATCATCGACCGTGCGAGGGAGAGAGGCGTATCCCAGAGCGTGCTCGCAAGGACATTTGAGACCGCGTATCTCCGGGATATGCACTCTCTCGACGTGGACGCAGTGAGCCATTATGCCCGTGCCACCACGCACATCCCCGAGATCGTGCACCAGGTGGAGCGCCTGATCGGGCGCGGTGCGGCATACGTCGCGGAGACCGGGGTATATTTCGATGTGAGTACATTCGAGCGGAACGGGGAACTCTCCGGCCAGCACGGGACAGACCGCGTCAGCCGGATAACCGACGAAGGAAAACATGCTCCCCTGGACTTTGCGCTCTGGAAGTTCGGGGAGTTCGGGGAGTATACCTGGGACTCCCCGTGGGGCAGGGGACGGCCGGGGTGGCATATCGAGGATACGGCGATCGCCGAGAAGTATCTCGGGCAGCAGTACGACATCCACGGTGGGGGACTGGACCTGATCTTTCCTCACCACGAAGCGGAGATCGCACAGATGGAGTCGCTGGAAGGGAAGCACCCCATGGTCGGGTACTGGCTGCATACGGGATTCCTGACGGTCGAAGGAAAGAAGATGTCAAAGTCGTCCGGGAACTTCATCACCGTCAGGGATGCTCTCAAGACCTGGGACAGGGACGTGCTGAGATACTATATCCTGTTGTCTCACTACCGGTCCCCGCTCCAGGCCACCGAAGAGGGGCTGGCAAATGCAGCGCGGGCGCTCGAACATATCCGCGCAGTCGCAACAAAAGATGCCGGCGAGGACCGGGAGGGAAGAAAAGCGTTCGTCGATGCCATGGAATCGGATCTCAACACTCCGATGGCGCTCGCGGCCATCCGGGCGCTTGCAGACCGTGGGGACATCGGAGCACTGGTAGAGTTCGGGGAGATCCTCGGGATCAATTTCCTGCGCGATGCAAGCGTGCCCGTCCGGATCCTTCAGGAGATCCGGGCTGAGCTGCGTGCCAGGAGAGAGTTCGAGATCTCAGACCTGATCCGCGAGCGGATGGTGGACGCCGGGATCACCGTAACCGATCCGTCGCTCTGA